One Stenotrophomonas oahuensis genomic region harbors:
- the recN gene encoding DNA repair protein RecN: MLRHLSIKDFAVVRATELEFGPGMTVVSGETGAGKSLMVDALGFLSGLRADSGVVRHGAARAELSAEFAPDADAPARAWLRDNELDDDDQCQLRRVIRADGGSRSWINGRPVTLTQLGELAGMLVEIHGQHDQQALLARPSQLALLDAYARNEAERSQVRQAAARWQALVDEAEALSRQGDVSDRIGFLEHQLGELQREDLEPASIVGLTSSHRRQAHAGALLTACDVAAARLNGDDDSAVLQQLQQTRHELSRVAEHDPRLGDVDALLDGAAIQLHEALALLDRVHGDLDADPEQFEDIERRLGRLHDLARKHRVPMEQLGEHRDAMETEVEQLRGADARLQTLAGEIDRAAGQWQAVAATLSASRRTAAAELSATTTALIGELGMGGGQFLIEIEPQAVAKPDPNGAERVEFLVAANAGQPPRALRKVASGGELSRISLAIEVAALDLDAVPTMVFDEVDSGIGGAVADIVGQKLRALGEKRQVLCVTHLPQVASKGHAHYRVSKAPVDGMTQSAVEKLDSKAREEELARMLGGVEVSKEARAAARKLLQV; encoded by the coding sequence ATGCTCAGACATCTTTCGATCAAGGATTTCGCCGTCGTCCGCGCCACCGAACTGGAGTTCGGGCCGGGCATGACCGTAGTCTCCGGTGAAACCGGGGCCGGCAAGTCGCTGATGGTGGACGCACTCGGCTTCCTGTCCGGCCTGCGCGCCGACAGCGGCGTGGTCCGCCACGGGGCCGCCCGCGCCGAACTGTCGGCCGAGTTCGCGCCCGACGCCGACGCACCCGCGCGCGCCTGGCTGCGCGACAACGAACTGGACGATGACGACCAGTGCCAGCTGCGCCGGGTCATCCGCGCCGACGGCGGCTCGCGTTCGTGGATCAACGGCCGCCCGGTCACCTTGACCCAGCTCGGCGAGCTGGCCGGCATGCTGGTGGAGATCCATGGCCAGCACGACCAGCAGGCCCTGCTGGCGCGCCCCTCGCAGCTGGCGCTGCTGGACGCCTACGCCCGCAACGAGGCCGAGCGCAGCCAGGTACGCCAGGCTGCCGCCCGCTGGCAGGCGCTGGTTGACGAAGCCGAGGCGCTGTCGCGCCAGGGCGACGTCAGCGACCGCATCGGTTTTCTGGAACACCAGCTGGGCGAGCTGCAGCGCGAGGACCTGGAGCCGGCCTCGATTGTCGGACTGACCAGCAGCCACCGCCGCCAGGCCCATGCCGGTGCCCTGCTCACCGCCTGCGACGTGGCCGCCGCACGCCTGAATGGCGATGACGACAGCGCCGTGCTGCAGCAGCTGCAGCAGACCCGGCACGAGCTGTCGCGGGTGGCCGAACACGACCCGCGCCTGGGCGACGTGGACGCCCTGCTGGACGGCGCGGCCATCCAGCTGCACGAAGCCCTGGCCCTGCTCGACCGGGTGCACGGCGACCTGGATGCCGACCCGGAGCAGTTCGAGGACATCGAACGCCGCCTCGGCCGCCTGCACGACCTGGCACGCAAGCACCGGGTGCCGATGGAGCAGCTGGGCGAGCATCGCGATGCGATGGAAACCGAAGTGGAGCAGCTTCGCGGCGCCGACGCCCGCCTGCAGACGCTGGCCGGCGAGATCGACCGCGCGGCGGGGCAATGGCAGGCCGTGGCCGCCACATTGAGCGCCAGCCGTCGCACCGCCGCAGCCGAGCTTTCCGCCACCACCACCGCGCTGATCGGCGAGCTGGGCATGGGCGGCGGTCAGTTCCTGATCGAGATCGAACCGCAGGCCGTGGCCAAGCCGGACCCGAACGGGGCCGAGCGGGTTGAGTTCCTGGTGGCCGCCAACGCCGGCCAGCCGCCGCGCGCCCTGCGCAAGGTGGCCTCCGGGGGCGAGCTGTCACGCATCTCGCTGGCCATTGAAGTGGCCGCGCTGGACCTGGACGCGGTGCCGACCATGGTCTTTGACGAAGTGGATTCGGGGATTGGCGGTGCCGTGGCCGACATCGTCGGGCAGAAGCTGCGCGCCCTGGGCGAAAAGCGCCAGGTGCTGTGCGTGACCCACCTGCCGCAGGTGGCCTCCAAGGGCCACGCGCATTACCGGGTGAGCAAGGCCCCCGTGGACGGGATGACCCAGAGCGCGGTGGAGAAGCTGGACAGCAAG
- the hrcA gene encoding heat-inducible transcriptional repressor HrcA produces MHAPSPPLAPRARHLLRTLIARHIQDGEPVGSQTLARLAGLDVSPATIRNILGDLEDLGLLSSPHASAGRVPTATGYRVFVDSLVKMQPPGEGELQRLRSELSSGTGTQALLGSASELLSAMSHFVGVVGAPRREQFAFRHIDFVALDARRVLAILVFADNEVQNRVIEPRRAWEPAELERVANYLNAHCAGRTLAEIRAGLLLELRQARSEMEQLLAHSVELAEQALAPPADDIVLAGQTRLMGVQDLSDLERLRELFDVFASKREILQLLERTSQAPGVRIFIGEETGVVPLESVSLVTAPYSAGGQVLGVLGVIGPKRMAYDRMIPLVEATAQVLGAALDAPSSGGLSRDRT; encoded by the coding sequence ATGCACGCACCTTCGCCACCGCTGGCACCGCGCGCCCGCCACCTGCTGCGGACCCTGATCGCGCGCCATATCCAGGATGGGGAACCGGTGGGGTCGCAGACGCTGGCGCGACTGGCTGGCCTGGACGTCAGCCCGGCCACCATCCGCAACATCCTGGGCGACCTGGAGGATCTGGGCCTGCTCAGCTCACCGCATGCCTCGGCCGGGCGGGTACCCACCGCCACCGGCTACCGGGTGTTTGTCGACAGCCTGGTCAAGATGCAGCCGCCGGGCGAGGGCGAACTGCAGCGCCTGCGCAGCGAGCTGTCCAGCGGTACCGGCACCCAGGCGCTGCTGGGCAGTGCCTCGGAACTGCTGTCGGCGATGAGTCATTTCGTGGGTGTCGTGGGTGCCCCCCGGCGCGAACAGTTCGCATTCCGGCATATCGATTTCGTGGCGCTGGACGCGCGCCGGGTGCTGGCCATCCTGGTATTCGCCGACAACGAGGTGCAGAACCGGGTGATCGAGCCCCGCCGCGCCTGGGAGCCGGCCGAGCTGGAGCGGGTCGCCAACTATCTCAATGCGCATTGCGCCGGCCGCACCCTGGCCGAGATCCGCGCCGGCCTGCTGCTGGAGCTGCGCCAGGCCCGTTCGGAAATGGAGCAGCTGCTGGCCCACAGCGTGGAGCTGGCCGAGCAGGCCCTGGCCCCGCCGGCCGATGACATCGTGCTGGCCGGGCAGACCCGGCTGATGGGGGTGCAGGACCTGTCCGACCTGGAACGGCTGCGCGAGCTGTTTGACGTATTCGCCAGCAAGCGCGAGATCCTGCAGCTGCTGGAACGCACCAGCCAGGCCCCGGGGGTGCGCATCTTCATTGGCGAGGAAACCGGGGTGGTGCCGCTGGAAAGCGTGTCGCTGGTGACCGCGCCGTACTCGGCCGGCGGCCAGGTGCTGGGCGTGCTCGGGGTGATCGGCCCGAAACGGATGGCCTACGACCGCATGATTCCGCTGGTGGAGGCCACCGCCCAGGTGCTGGGGGCGGCGCTGGACGCACCCTCTAGCGGTGGATTGTCCCGTGACCGCACCTGA
- the grpE gene encoding nucleotide exchange factor GrpE, which translates to MNQDQPDTATPSPADAAAEGSSLQQQLEALQNEVALLRSESLRERADLDNQRKRVARDVEQARRFANEKLLGELLPVFDSLDAGLNAAGTEASPLREGLELTYKQLLKVAADNGLTLLDPTGQPFNPEHHQAISQVDAPGAAPGSVVQVFQKGYLLNDRLLRPALVVVARD; encoded by the coding sequence ATGAATCAAGATCAGCCCGATACCGCCACCCCGTCCCCGGCCGACGCCGCTGCCGAAGGTTCTTCGCTGCAGCAGCAGCTGGAGGCCCTGCAGAACGAGGTCGCCCTGCTGCGTTCGGAGTCGCTGCGCGAGCGCGCCGACCTGGACAACCAGCGCAAGCGTGTGGCCCGCGACGTGGAGCAGGCGCGCCGCTTCGCCAATGAAAAACTTCTGGGCGAACTGCTGCCGGTGTTCGACAGCCTGGACGCCGGCCTGAATGCCGCCGGCACCGAGGCCAGCCCGCTGCGCGAAGGCCTGGAGCTGACCTACAAGCAGCTGCTGAAGGTCGCCGCCGACAACGGCCTGACCCTGCTGGACCCGACCGGGCAGCCGTTCAACCCGGAACACCACCAGGCCATCAGCCAGGTCGACGCCCCCGGCGCGGCCCCGGGCAGCGTGGTCCAGGTGTTCCAGAAGGGTTACCTGCTGAACGACCGCCTGCTGCGTCCTGCGCTGGTGGTGGTTGCAAGGGATTGA
- the dnaK gene encoding molecular chaperone DnaK produces the protein MGKIIGIDLGTTNSCVAIMDGGKARVIENAEGDRTTPSIVAYTKDGEVLVGASAKRQAVTNPKNTFYAVKRLIGRKFTDAEVQKDIAHVPYSILAHDNGDAWVATSDAKKMAPQEISARVLEKMKKTAEAFLGETVTEAVITVPAYFNDSQRQATKDAGRIAGLEVKRIINEPTAAALAYGLDKGDGKDRKIVVYDLGGGTFDVSIIEIANVDGEKQFEVLATNGDTFLGGEDFDNRVIEYLVDEFNKDQGIDLRKDPLALQRLKDAAERAKIELSTSQQTEVNLPYVTADASGPKHLNIKLTRAKLEALVEDLIKKSIEPCRIALNDAGLRSSDISEVILVGGQTRMPKVQQAVTEFFGKEPRKDVNPDEAVALGAAIQGGVLGGDVKDVLLLDVTPLSLGIETMGGVFTKIIEKNTTIPTKASQVFSTAEDNQSAVTVHVLQGEREQARFNKSLAKFDLSGIEPAPRGLPQVEVSFDIDANGILHVSAKDKKTNKEQKVEIKAGSGLSEDEIARMVADAEANREEDKKFHELVQARNQADALIHGTRTAITEHGSKVGGDVIGKVESALADLETAMKGDDKAQIEAKSKALEEAGQSLFAAASAADQGGAAPGGESAGNGGSAAHDDVVDAEFTEVKDDKKS, from the coding sequence ATGGGCAAGATCATTGGTATCGACCTCGGCACCACCAACTCGTGTGTGGCGATCATGGACGGCGGCAAGGCCCGCGTCATCGAAAATGCGGAGGGCGACCGCACCACGCCTTCCATCGTCGCCTACACCAAGGACGGCGAAGTGCTGGTGGGTGCCTCGGCCAAGCGCCAGGCGGTCACCAACCCGAAGAACACCTTCTACGCCGTCAAGCGCCTGATCGGCCGCAAGTTCACCGACGCTGAAGTCCAGAAGGACATCGCGCACGTGCCGTATTCGATCCTGGCCCACGACAACGGCGACGCCTGGGTTGCCACCAGCGATGCCAAGAAGATGGCCCCGCAGGAAATCTCCGCCCGCGTGCTGGAGAAGATGAAGAAGACCGCCGAAGCGTTCCTGGGTGAGACCGTCACCGAGGCCGTGATCACCGTGCCGGCCTACTTCAACGACAGCCAGCGCCAGGCCACCAAGGACGCCGGCCGCATCGCCGGTCTGGAAGTGAAGCGCATCATCAATGAGCCGACCGCCGCAGCCCTGGCCTATGGCCTGGACAAGGGTGACGGCAAGGACCGCAAGATCGTCGTTTACGATCTGGGCGGCGGCACCTTCGACGTGTCGATCATTGAAATCGCCAACGTCGACGGTGAAAAGCAGTTCGAAGTGCTGGCCACCAACGGCGACACCTTCCTGGGCGGCGAAGACTTCGACAACCGCGTCATCGAGTACCTGGTGGACGAGTTCAACAAGGACCAGGGCATCGACCTGCGCAAGGATCCGCTGGCCCTGCAGCGCCTGAAGGACGCCGCCGAGCGCGCCAAGATCGAGCTGTCCACCAGCCAGCAGACCGAAGTGAACCTGCCGTACGTCACCGCTGACGCCTCGGGTCCGAAGCACCTGAACATCAAGCTGACCCGCGCCAAGCTGGAAGCGCTGGTGGAAGACCTGATCAAGAAGTCGATCGAGCCATGCCGCATCGCGCTGAACGATGCCGGCCTGCGTTCGAGCGACATCAGCGAAGTGATCCTGGTCGGCGGCCAGACCCGCATGCCGAAGGTGCAGCAGGCGGTGACCGAGTTCTTCGGCAAGGAACCGCGCAAGGACGTCAACCCGGACGAAGCCGTGGCACTGGGTGCGGCGATCCAGGGCGGCGTGCTGGGCGGCGACGTCAAGGACGTGCTGCTGCTGGACGTGACCCCGCTGTCGCTGGGTATCGAGACCATGGGCGGCGTGTTCACCAAGATCATCGAAAAGAACACCACCATTCCGACCAAGGCCTCGCAGGTGTTCTCCACCGCCGAGGACAACCAGTCGGCCGTGACCGTGCACGTGCTGCAGGGTGAGCGCGAACAGGCCCGCTTCAACAAGTCGCTGGCCAAGTTCGACCTGTCCGGCATCGAGCCGGCTCCGCGTGGCCTGCCGCAGGTGGAAGTGTCGTTCGACATCGACGCCAACGGCATCCTGCACGTGTCGGCCAAGGACAAGAAGACCAACAAGGAACAGAAGGTCGAGATCAAGGCCGGTTCGGGTCTGTCCGAGGACGAAATCGCACGCATGGTGGCTGATGCGGAAGCCAACCGCGAAGAAGACAAGAAGTTCCACGAGCTGGTCCAGGCCCGCAACCAGGCTGACGCGCTGATCCACGGTACCCGTACCGCGATCACCGAACACGGCAGCAAGGTCGGCGGTGATGTGATCGGCAAGGTGGAATCGGCTCTGGCCGACCTGGAAACCGCGATGAAGGGTGACGACAAGGCGCAGATCGAAGCCAAGTCGAAGGCGCTGGAAGAAGCCGGCCAGTCGCTGTTCGCCGCTGCATCGGCCGCTGACCAGGGCGGTGCCGCCCCGGGTGGTGAGTCCGCTGGCAACGGTGGTTCGGCCGCCCACGACGACGTGGTCGACGCCGAGTTCACCGAAGTCAAGGACGACAAGAAGTCCTGA
- the dnaJ gene encoding molecular chaperone DnaJ encodes MSKRDYYEVLGVTRTASEEELKKAYRRCAMKFHPDRNPGDAAAEASFKECKEAYETLSDANKRRMYDAHGHAAFEHGMGGGGPGGPDMGDIFGDIFGNIFGGAGGGPRQARRGADIGYVMELDLEEAVRGIERRIEIPTLAECDDCNGSGSEDGKVETCSVCKGHGQVRIQRGIFAMQQACHNCNGRGQIIQTPCKTCHGNGRVEEDKVLSVKVPAGVDTGDRIRLAGEGEAGPAGTPPGDLYVEVRVREHDIFQRDGDDLHCEVPIRISQAALGDTVRVATLGGYAEIRIPAETQTGKLFRLRGKGVRSVRSRSEGDLYCRVVVETPVNLTAEQRKLLEQFETTFVGEEARKHSPKSATFLDGVKGFWDRMTS; translated from the coding sequence ATGAGCAAGCGCGACTATTACGAAGTGCTGGGCGTGACCCGCACCGCCAGCGAAGAAGAACTGAAGAAAGCCTATCGCCGTTGCGCGATGAAGTTCCATCCTGACCGCAATCCGGGCGATGCGGCGGCCGAAGCCTCCTTCAAGGAGTGCAAGGAAGCCTACGAAACCCTGTCCGATGCGAACAAACGCCGCATGTACGATGCCCACGGCCACGCCGCGTTCGAGCACGGCATGGGCGGCGGTGGTCCGGGCGGCCCGGACATGGGCGACATCTTCGGCGACATCTTCGGCAACATCTTCGGGGGTGCCGGCGGTGGTCCGCGCCAGGCCCGTCGCGGTGCTGACATCGGTTACGTGATGGAGCTGGACCTGGAAGAAGCCGTGCGGGGCATCGAGCGCCGCATCGAGATTCCGACCCTGGCCGAGTGCGATGACTGCAACGGCAGTGGCTCGGAAGACGGCAAGGTGGAAACCTGCTCGGTCTGCAAGGGCCATGGCCAGGTGCGCATCCAGCGCGGCATCTTCGCCATGCAGCAGGCCTGCCATAACTGCAACGGCCGCGGCCAGATCATCCAGACTCCCTGCAAGACCTGTCACGGCAATGGCCGTGTCGAGGAAGACAAGGTGTTGTCGGTCAAGGTGCCTGCGGGCGTCGACACCGGCGACCGCATCCGCCTGGCGGGCGAAGGCGAAGCCGGCCCGGCCGGCACGCCGCCGGGTGACCTGTATGTGGAAGTGCGCGTGCGCGAGCACGACATCTTCCAGCGCGACGGCGATGACCTGCACTGCGAGGTGCCGATCCGCATCTCCCAGGCGGCATTGGGCGACACCGTGCGCGTGGCGACCCTGGGAGGCTATGCGGAGATCCGCATCCCGGCCGAAACCCAGACCGGCAAGCTGTTCCGCCTGCGAGGCAAGGGCGTGCGTTCGGTGCGCAGCCGCAGCGAAGGCGACCTGTACTGCCGCGTGGTGGTGGAAACGCCGGTCAACCTCACCGCCGAGCAGCGCAAGCTGCTGGAGCAGTTCGAAACGACCTTCGTCGGCGAGGAAGCACGTAAGCACTCGCCGAAGTCGGCCACCTTCCTGGATGGCGTCAAGGGCTTCTGGGACCGCATGACGTCGTAA
- the pdxY gene encoding pyridoxal kinase, whose translation MNEPLESHLVHGRRQRPDGPSPVDVISVQSQLVYGHAGNSAAVPPLRALGVRVAEIPTTLLSNAPFYATTRGRVLPSDWFADLLLGAGERGLPQRARMLVSGYFGSVGNGAAFADWLDVVLPASPQLRYCLDPVIGDTHTGPYVEPGLETIFAERLLPHAWLVTPNAFELNRLTGLPSLEEGDAIAAAQALLARGPQWVLAHSVGGEPGQLVTLAVSRDAIWRWSSPHLPVDVAGTGDVLMSLLVAFLLRGEAFEQAISRAIAGVHVALETTLANHHEEFDVLAAAPAALAFPDRFVAERLA comes from the coding sequence ATGAACGAACCCCTCGAAAGCCACCTCGTCCACGGCCGCCGCCAGCGCCCGGACGGTCCGTCGCCGGTCGACGTCATCTCGGTCCAGTCGCAGCTGGTCTACGGCCACGCCGGCAACAGCGCGGCGGTGCCGCCGCTGCGCGCGCTGGGCGTGCGCGTGGCGGAGATTCCCACCACGCTGCTCAGCAACGCGCCGTTCTATGCCACCACCCGCGGCCGTGTGCTGCCGTCGGACTGGTTCGCCGACCTGCTGCTGGGTGCAGGCGAACGTGGCTTGCCGCAACGTGCGCGCATGCTGGTGTCGGGCTACTTCGGCAGCGTCGGCAACGGCGCGGCGTTCGCCGATTGGCTCGATGTGGTGCTGCCGGCCTCGCCGCAGCTGCGCTACTGCCTGGACCCGGTGATTGGTGACACCCACACCGGGCCCTACGTGGAACCAGGTTTGGAAACCATTTTCGCCGAGCGCCTGCTGCCGCATGCCTGGCTGGTCACGCCGAACGCCTTCGAACTCAATCGCCTGACCGGGCTGCCCAGCCTGGAAGAAGGCGACGCCATCGCCGCCGCGCAGGCACTGCTGGCACGTGGCCCGCAATGGGTGCTCGCGCACAGCGTCGGTGGCGAACCCGGCCAGCTGGTCACCCTGGCGGTCAGCCGCGACGCGATCTGGCGCTGGTCCTCGCCGCACCTGCCGGTGGACGTGGCCGGCACCGGTGACGTGCTGATGTCGCTGCTGGTGGCCTTCCTGCTGCGCGGCGAGGCGTTCGAACAGGCGATCTCGCGCGCGATTGCCGGCGTCCATGTGGCGCTGGAAACCACCCTGGCCAACCACCACGAAGAGTTCGATGTGCTGGCGGCCGCGCCGGCCGCGCTGGCGTTCCCTGATCGCTTCGTTGCCGAGCGTCTGGCGTGA
- a CDS encoding prephenate dehydrogenase gives MSVRPLIGIVGSAGAYGRWLQRFFEQRMGLEVIGHDPADPDSHSPEDLLERAQVLIFSAPIRHTPALVAEYVERSAGREAGRLWLDVTSVKSAPVAAMLESQAEVVGLHPMTAPPKAPTLKGRVMVVCQSRVSTWQPWVEALCGALEAECVQATPEHHDQVMALVQAMVHATHLAQAGVLREYAPLLGALPALMPYRSASFELDTAIIARILSMNPVIYEDIQFGNPHVAPMLERLLGQLQQLHQQVLQGDDAARADFRNQLLRVNREHQGEAQLAEGNYTFERVGYLLADLTERNAISVHLPEDRPGSLRELLHVFERHGVSLASIHSSRTPAGEVHFRMGFVAGSDAQAMLRAAQEIDASGIGRVLSR, from the coding sequence GTGAGCGTGCGCCCGCTGATCGGTATTGTCGGCAGTGCCGGTGCCTACGGGCGGTGGCTGCAGCGCTTCTTCGAGCAGCGCATGGGCCTGGAGGTGATCGGGCATGACCCGGCCGATCCGGATTCGCATTCGCCGGAGGATCTGCTGGAACGCGCGCAGGTGCTGATCTTCTCCGCGCCGATCCGACATACGCCGGCGCTGGTGGCCGAGTACGTGGAACGCTCTGCCGGGCGCGAAGCTGGCCGGCTGTGGCTGGACGTCACCTCGGTCAAGAGCGCACCGGTGGCGGCCATGCTGGAATCACAGGCCGAGGTGGTGGGATTGCATCCGATGACCGCACCGCCCAAGGCCCCGACCCTGAAGGGGCGGGTGATGGTGGTCTGCCAGTCCCGTGTAAGCACGTGGCAGCCGTGGGTGGAGGCGCTGTGCGGGGCGCTGGAAGCCGAGTGCGTGCAGGCCACGCCCGAACACCACGACCAGGTGATGGCGCTGGTGCAGGCGATGGTGCATGCCACCCATCTGGCCCAGGCCGGCGTGCTGCGCGAGTACGCGCCGCTGCTGGGCGCGCTGCCGGCGCTGATGCCGTACCGGTCGGCCTCGTTCGAGCTGGATACCGCGATCATCGCGCGCATTCTGTCGATGAACCCGGTGATCTATGAGGACATCCAGTTCGGCAACCCGCATGTGGCCCCGATGCTGGAACGTCTGCTCGGCCAGCTGCAGCAGCTGCACCAGCAGGTGCTGCAGGGCGATGATGCCGCGCGCGCGGACTTCCGCAATCAGCTGCTGCGGGTGAACCGTGAACACCAGGGCGAGGCGCAGCTGGCCGAAGGCAACTACACGTTTGAACGGGTGGGGTATCTGCTGGCCGATCTGACCGAACGAAACGCGATCAGCGTGCATCTGCCGGAAGACCGGCCTGGCTCGCTGCGCGAACTGCTGCATGTGTTCGAGCGCCATGGCGTCAGCCTGGCGTCGATTCATTCCTCGCGCACCCCGGCGGGTGAGGTGCATTTCCGAATGGGTTTCGTGGCGGGCAGCGACGCGCAGGCGATGCTGCGGGCGGCGCAGGAAATCGATGCCAGCGGCATCGGTCGGGTGCTGTCGCGCTGA
- a CDS encoding ABC transporter transmembrane domain-containing protein: MTDTSATPAPPLRRLGSLGTLWPFVRRHIGLFSAWLVALAISSAATLSLPPAVKQMIDHGFSSNGDINRAFALLFLVAVVLALATAARFFFVSMLGEKVVADLRSRLYAHLISLGAGFHDRSRSGELVSRLTADSELLRSVIGSTMSVALRSSVTVIGSLTMLFITSPRLAAWSLVGIPLAILPILIGAARLRHISRASQDRIADANSLAAETLGAVRTVQAHAREPYERGRFNAALGESIKAARRRITAQSLVTAVAIVMIFGAIVGVLWLGAHDVIDGRMSAGTLGQFVLYALIGGGSVGALAEVWNELQRASGGMGRIAELLQEDVEITPPAHPQALPAPLRGEIRFNDVVFHYPQRPDTAALDHFDLHVRPGETVALVGPSGAGKSTVLSMLLRFHDPAAGGVEVDGVDIRQFDPAQLRAKMALVPQQPTLFAATALDNIRYGRLDASDDEVQQAAEAAEADDFLQALPDGYLSELGERGARLSGGQQQRIAIARALLKDAPILLLDEATSALDAQSERAVQQALERLMAGRTTLVIAHRLATVLKADRIVVMDHGRIVAQGTHAELLAEGGLYAELARLQFID, encoded by the coding sequence ATGACTGACACTTCCGCCACGCCTGCCCCACCCCTGCGCCGTCTGGGCAGCCTGGGGACGCTGTGGCCGTTCGTGCGCCGCCATATCGGGCTGTTCTCGGCCTGGCTGGTCGCACTGGCGATATCCTCAGCGGCCACGCTCAGCCTGCCGCCGGCCGTCAAGCAGATGATCGACCACGGCTTCAGCAGCAATGGCGACATCAACCGCGCCTTCGCCCTGCTGTTCCTGGTTGCGGTGGTGCTGGCGCTGGCCACCGCCGCGCGCTTCTTCTTCGTTTCGATGCTGGGCGAGAAAGTGGTCGCCGACCTGCGCAGCCGTCTTTATGCCCACCTGATCAGCCTCGGGGCGGGCTTCCACGACCGCAGCCGCAGCGGCGAACTGGTCTCGCGCCTCACCGCCGACAGCGAACTGCTGCGCAGCGTGATCGGCTCCACCATGTCGGTGGCCCTGCGCAGCAGCGTCACCGTGATCGGCAGCCTGACCATGCTGTTCATCACCAGCCCGCGGCTGGCCGCGTGGTCGCTGGTCGGCATTCCGCTGGCGATCCTGCCGATTCTCATCGGGGCCGCCCGCCTGCGCCACATCTCGCGCGCCAGCCAGGACCGCATTGCCGATGCCAACTCGCTGGCCGCGGAAACGCTGGGGGCCGTGCGCACGGTCCAGGCGCACGCGCGCGAGCCCTACGAGCGCGGACGCTTCAACGCGGCACTGGGGGAATCGATCAAGGCCGCGCGCCGCCGCATCACCGCACAATCACTGGTCACCGCCGTCGCCATCGTGATGATCTTTGGTGCCATCGTGGGTGTGCTGTGGCTGGGCGCGCACGATGTCATTGACGGGCGCATGAGCGCCGGCACGCTGGGCCAGTTCGTGCTGTATGCACTCATCGGCGGCGGTTCGGTGGGCGCACTGGCCGAAGTCTGGAACGAACTGCAGCGCGCCTCGGGCGGCATGGGCCGGATTGCCGAGCTGCTGCAGGAAGACGTGGAGATCACCCCCCCGGCGCACCCGCAGGCCCTGCCCGCCCCGCTGCGCGGCGAGATCCGCTTCAACGATGTGGTGTTCCATTACCCGCAACGCCCGGACACCGCCGCGCTGGATCACTTCGATCTGCATGTGCGCCCGGGCGAGACCGTAGCCCTGGTCGGGCCATCCGGTGCCGGCAAGAGCACGGTGCTGTCGATGCTGCTGCGCTTCCACGACCCGGCCGCCGGCGGCGTGGAAGTGGACGGCGTGGACATCCGCCAGTTCGACCCGGCGCAGCTGCGCGCGAAGATGGCGCTGGTGCCACAGCAGCCCACCCTGTTTGCCGCCACCGCGCTGGACAACATCCGCTACGGGCGGCTGGACGCCAGCGACGACGAGGTTCAGCAAGCTGCCGAAGCCGCCGAGGCCGACGACTTCCTGCAGGCCCTGCCCGACGGCTACCTGAGCGAGCTGGGCGAGCGCGGCGCGCGCCTGTCTGGCGGCCAGCAGCAGCGCATTGCAATTGCCCGCGCCCTGCTCAAGGACGCACCCATCCTGCTGCTGGACGAAGCCACCAGCGCACTGGACGCACAGAGCGAGCGCGCCGTGCAGCAGGCGCTGGAGCGGCTGATGGCCGGGCGCACCACGCTGGTGATCGCGCACCGGCTGGCCACGGTGCTGAAGGCCGACCGGATCGTGGTGATGGACCACGGCCGCATCGTCGCCCAGGGCACCCATGCCGAGTTGCTGGCCGAAGGTGGTCTGTACGCTGAACTGGCGCGACTGCAATTCATCGATTGA
- a CDS encoding IMPACT family protein: MPDTLAQPVSHSLDVKHSRFIAHAAPIESAAAALDFLQQVAVADATHNCWAYRHGQDYRSSDDGEPAGTAGRPILAAIDGQGFDRVMVVVIRWYGGIKLGAGGLVRAYGGTAAECLRTAPRVPLIALAELEVQAPFEDLGTLHAAVAAHAAEKLDESFTARGVELQLRLPADQVEPLKIRLRDATRDRIRVHLRTAPGSPT; this comes from the coding sequence ATGCCCGATACACTCGCCCAACCGGTCAGCCACAGCCTGGACGTCAAGCACAGCCGCTTCATCGCGCACGCTGCGCCGATTGAAAGCGCCGCCGCCGCACTCGACTTCCTTCAGCAGGTGGCGGTGGCCGATGCCACCCACAACTGCTGGGCCTACCGCCATGGCCAGGATTACCGCTCCAGCGATGACGGCGAACCCGCCGGCACGGCGGGCCGCCCGATCCTGGCCGCCATTGATGGCCAGGGCTTCGACCGGGTGATGGTGGTGGTGATCCGCTGGTATGGCGGCATCAAGCTCGGTGCCGGCGGACTGGTGCGGGCCTATGGCGGTACCGCCGCCGAATGCCTGCGCACCGCGCCGCGGGTGCCGTTGATCGCCCTGGCTGAGCTGGAGGTGCAGGCCCCGTTTGAAGATCTGGGGACCTTGCACGCGGCTGTAGCCGCGCATGCTGCCGAGAAACTCGATGAGTCGTTTACCGCGCGCGGCGTGGAACTGCAGCTGCGACTGCCCGCCGACCAGGTGGAACCGTTGAAAATCCGCCTGCGCGACGCCACACGTGATCGTATCCGCGTGCATCTGCGCACTGCCCCAGGATCCCCCACATGA